In Turicibacter sanguinis, a genomic segment contains:
- a CDS encoding sensor histidine kinase → MKKFKLTLKWRFTLLTLVIMILTSAILVVSINYDIKKTMPGLTDLIIDIYSFENNETYGIIIPNYMTDNNVVIIDNAIGETVSNIYTTSIITFCFITILGCLTTYFVVNKALKPVIDLNHNIKEINEDNLTCTLNVQGPHDEIQELAISFNKMLAKLENAFASQKRFNSSVAHELKTPLAVIKTNIDVLKSNEETNIEEYKTTIEVIEKSVLKMNGIIETLLDIIRQENEPLNDRVNVSVILEDVVEDLNVIASKSGISIEVNIEEIEDEMVGNEILLYRALYNIIENAIKYNKPLGTVTISCMKEQENIYIKISDTGEGIAVEEYENIFKPFYRCQGTNLSSNSGIGLGLSLTQSAIKMHGGEITVNSIINQGTEFLIILPIVV, encoded by the coding sequence TTGAAGAAATTTAAATTGACTTTAAAATGGAGATTTACCTTATTGACTTTAGTAATCATGATTTTAACAAGTGCAATTCTTGTTGTTTCAATTAATTATGATATAAAAAAAACAATGCCAGGGTTAACAGACTTGATAATAGATATCTATTCATTTGAAAATAATGAAACATACGGTATCATTATTCCGAATTATATGACGGATAATAATGTCGTTATTATAGATAATGCCATAGGTGAGACAGTATCGAATATTTATACTACTTCAATTATTACGTTTTGCTTTATTACTATATTAGGTTGCCTTACTACTTATTTTGTAGTTAATAAAGCATTAAAACCTGTTATTGATTTAAACCATAATATAAAGGAAATAAATGAAGATAATTTAACTTGCACTTTAAATGTACAAGGGCCACATGATGAAATTCAAGAATTGGCCATTTCATTTAATAAGATGCTTGCTAAATTAGAGAATGCATTTGCTTCGCAAAAAAGATTTAATTCTAGTGTAGCGCATGAACTGAAAACTCCATTAGCAGTTATTAAAACCAATATTGACGTATTAAAAAGTAATGAAGAAACTAATATTGAAGAATATAAAACTACTATAGAGGTTATAGAAAAGTCAGTTTTAAAGATGAATGGAATTATTGAAACATTACTAGATATCATTAGACAAGAAAATGAACCCTTAAATGACCGGGTTAATGTTTCAGTTATTCTTGAAGATGTGGTTGAAGACTTAAATGTCATTGCATCAAAGAGTGGAATCAGTATAGAAGTTAACATAGAAGAGATAGAAGACGAAATGGTAGGAAATGAAATTTTACTATATCGAGCACTGTACAATATCATTGAAAATGCTATAAAGTACAATAAGCCTTTAGGAACAGTCACAATTTCTTGCATGAAAGAACAAGAAAATATCTATATAAAAATCTCTGATACTGGAGAGGGGATAGCGGTAGAGGAGTATGAAAATATATTTAAACCATTTTACCGTTGTCAAGGAACTAATCTTTCTTCCAATAGTGGAATAGGCTTAGGGTTATCTTTAACCCAATCGGCTATAAAAATGCATGGAGGAGAAATTACTGTAAACAGTATTATTAACCAAGGAACTGAATTTTTAATAATATTGCCTATCGTGGTATAG
- the rbr gene encoding rubrerythrin, with product MSNLKGTKTEENLMHAFAGESMARNKYTYYAAKAKEEGYEQISNIFLETAHNEMQHAKLWFKLLHEGEVADTMTNLKDAAAGENGEWTDMYATFAAQARAEGFNRIAVLFEMVGKIEKEHEARYLQLLKNLEEGQVFERDGEVAWICQECGHIHFGKKAPKKCPVCSYDQAHFEIRSENY from the coding sequence ATGAGTAATTTAAAAGGAACTAAAACTGAAGAAAACTTAATGCATGCATTTGCAGGAGAATCAATGGCGCGTAATAAATATACTTACTATGCTGCTAAAGCAAAAGAAGAAGGATATGAGCAAATCTCTAACATTTTCTTAGAAACAGCCCATAATGAAATGCAACATGCAAAATTATGGTTCAAGTTATTGCACGAGGGTGAAGTAGCGGATACAATGACAAATTTAAAAGATGCTGCAGCGGGAGAAAATGGTGAGTGGACAGATATGTATGCAACATTTGCAGCACAAGCCCGCGCTGAAGGGTTCAATCGCATTGCTGTATTATTTGAAATGGTTGGAAAAATCGAAAAAGAACATGAAGCACGTTACTTACAATTATTAAAGAATTTAGAAGAAGGTCAAGTATTTGAGCGTGATGGAGAAGTAGCTTGGATTTGCCAAGAATGTGGACACATTCACTTTGGTAAAAAAGCACCTAAAAAATGCCCAGTTTGCTCATATGATCAAGCACACTTCGAAATCCGTTCTGAAAATTACTAA
- a CDS encoding aldo/keto reductase: MNQRIQIKDTTLSLCPIGFGTANAGVAWDSEEAFKMLDLYVELGGNVIDTARIYNDWIDGEIGRSERVIGEWIKYRGGHDDLVIVTKGGHPPLENMQTSRLSKEDMTYDLNKSLDALEIDCIDLYFYHRDDVNRPVSELIETMQDFVRDGKIKYYGCSNWSTARMKEAMDYAKSKGYRGFVANQALYNIGSIHMKPYADETMVTMDEEMLEFHRTSDVLAMPYFSLCSGFFTKLATLGEGAVKDSPYYTEKNLELAKLINQLAEERNISLTQVIMGFLLTQDQPMCALAGASRESQLKDFMKTLELV; encoded by the coding sequence ATGAACCAAAGAATTCAAATTAAAGATACGACTTTATCACTTTGCCCGATTGGTTTTGGAACAGCAAATGCAGGTGTTGCCTGGGATAGCGAAGAAGCATTCAAAATGTTAGATTTATATGTTGAATTGGGTGGAAATGTCATCGATACAGCTCGTATTTATAACGACTGGATTGATGGCGAAATCGGACGTTCAGAACGAGTAATCGGCGAATGGATTAAATATCGTGGTGGTCATGATGATTTAGTAATTGTCACAAAAGGTGGACATCCCCCTCTTGAAAACATGCAAACATCACGTCTATCTAAAGAAGATATGACTTACGATTTAAATAAAAGTTTAGACGCACTTGAAATCGACTGTATCGACCTTTACTTCTATCATCGTGATGATGTAAATCGTCCCGTATCAGAACTCATTGAAACGATGCAAGACTTCGTCCGTGATGGAAAAATCAAATACTATGGTTGCTCGAACTGGTCAACTGCCCGTATGAAAGAAGCCATGGACTATGCAAAGTCTAAAGGATATCGCGGATTTGTAGCCAACCAAGCCCTTTATAACATTGGCTCAATTCATATGAAACCTTATGCAGATGAAACAATGGTTACAATGGACGAAGAAATGTTAGAGTTCCATCGAACATCAGATGTATTAGCGATGCCTTATTTTAGTTTATGTAGCGGATTCTTTACAAAATTAGCAACGCTTGGCGAGGGTGCCGTTAAAGACAGCCCTTATTATACTGAGAAAAACTTAGAGCTAGCTAAACTTATTAACCAATTAGCCGAAGAACGAAACATTAGTCTGACTCAGGTTATCATGGGATTTTTATTAACACAAGATCAACCGATGTGTGCACTAGCAGGTGCAAGTCGTGAATCACAACTTAAAGATTTCATGAAAACATTAGAATTAGTGTAA
- a CDS encoding 2'-5' RNA ligase family protein: MDDKIYYLIGLFDEVTNEQIQNIHRELSNHEVPSSSMCPHLTFGSWTNVDLNLLCHWLEEVCENQEEIQINFNHLGLFSLKVSFLAPYVSKQLIEFHDKIHERFEEYCGQMGYNYTAKSNNWVPHATLVLDEEEAVLRSLPVIAEAFVPFSGKITSLLLCEFGTFEEIKKFKLKQSMEV; the protein is encoded by the coding sequence ATGGATGATAAAATTTACTATCTCATTGGCTTATTTGATGAAGTAACTAATGAACAAATTCAAAATATTCATCGAGAGTTATCAAATCATGAAGTTCCATCTTCTTCAATGTGTCCACACTTAACGTTTGGTTCTTGGACGAATGTGGATCTAAATTTGTTATGCCATTGGCTTGAAGAAGTATGTGAAAATCAAGAAGAGATTCAGATTAATTTTAATCATCTTGGTTTATTTTCATTAAAAGTTTCTTTTTTAGCACCCTATGTTTCTAAACAGTTAATAGAGTTTCATGATAAAATTCATGAACGCTTTGAAGAGTATTGTGGACAGATGGGATATAATTATACTGCTAAATCTAATAATTGGGTTCCTCATGCAACCCTTGTTTTGGATGAAGAAGAGGCTGTATTAAGGTCATTACCGGTTATTGCAGAAGCTTTTGTGCCGTTTAGTGGGAAAATTACATCGTTATTATTATGTGAGTTTGGAACATTCGAGGAAATAAAGAAATTTAAATTAAAACAAAGCATGGAGGTTTAG